From the Helicobacter pylori genome, one window contains:
- a CDS encoding peptide chain release factor N(5)-glutamine methyltransferase gives MTLSQALNKAKKELSPKGFRGGLESEILLGFVLQKERVFLHTHEHLELSHKEEARFFELVEKRLNDCPIEYLLESCDFYGRSFFVNEHVLIPRPETEILVQKALDIISQYHLKEIGEIGIGSACVSVSLALENPNLSIYASDISPNALEVALKNIERFCLKERVFLKQTRLWDRMPTIEMLVSNPPYIARNYPLEKSVLKEPHEALFGGVKGDEILKEIVFLAAKLKIPFLVCEMGYDQLKSLKECLEFCGYDAEFYKDLSGFDRGFVGVLKSFLR, from the coding sequence ATGACCCTTTCACAAGCCCTAAATAAAGCCAAAAAAGAATTATCGCCAAAAGGCTTTAGGGGGGGGTTAGAGTCTGAAATTTTATTAGGCTTTGTCTTGCAAAAAGAAAGGGTTTTTTTGCACACGCATGAGCATTTGGAATTAAGCCACAAAGAAGAGGCACGCTTTTTTGAATTGGTAGAAAAGCGTTTGAATGACTGCCCCATAGAGTATTTATTAGAAAGCTGTGATTTTTATGGGCGCTCTTTTTTTGTGAATGAGCATGTTTTAATCCCACGGCCTGAAACGGAGATTTTAGTCCAAAAAGCCCTTGATATTATTTCTCAATACCACTTAAAAGAAATAGGCGAAATCGGCATAGGGAGTGCTTGCGTGTCCGTGAGTTTGGCTTTAGAAAACCCTAATCTCTCTATTTATGCGAGCGATATTTCACCAAACGCTTTAGAAGTGGCGTTAAAAAATATTGAACGCTTTTGTTTAAAAGAGCGTGTTTTTTTAAAACAAACGCGCCTTTGGGATCGCATGCCAACGATAGAAATGCTTGTCTCTAACCCGCCTTATATCGCTAGAAATTATCCTTTGGAAAAATCCGTCCTCAAAGAACCGCACGAAGCCCTTTTTGGGGGGGTTAAAGGCGATGAAATCTTAAAAGAAATCGTTTTTTTAGCCGCTAAATTAAAGATCCCTTTTTTGGTTTGTGAAATGGGGTATGACCAGTTAAAAAGCTTGAAAGAATGCTTGGAGTTTTGCGGTTATGATGCAGAGTTTTACAAGGATTTGAGCGGCTTTGATAGAGGGTTTGTGGGCGTTTTAAAAAGTTTTTTAAGATAA
- the gdhA gene encoding NADP-specific glutamate dehydrogenase — protein sequence MYVEKILQSLQKKYPYQKEFHQAVYEAITSLKPLLDSDKSYEKHAILERLVEPEREIFFRVCWLDDNHQIQVNRGCRVEFNSAIGPYKGGLRFHPSVNESVIKFLGFEQVLKNSLTTLAMGGAKGGSDFDPKGKSEHEIMRFCQAFMNELYRHIGATTDVPAGDIGVGEREIGYLFGQYKKLVNRFEGVLTGKGLTYGGSLCRKEATGYGCVYFAEEMLQERNSSLEGKVCSVSGSGNVAIYTIEKLLQIGAKPVTASDSNGMIYDKDGIDLELLKEIKEARRGRIKEYALEKTSAKYTPTENYPKGGNAVWHVPCFAAFPSATENELSVLDAKTLLSNGCKCVAEGANMPSSNEAIELFLQAKISYGIGKAANAGGVSVSGLEMAQNASMHPWSFEVVDAKLHHIMKEIYKNVSQTAKEFKDPTNFVLGANIAGFRKVASAMIAQGV from the coding sequence ATGTATGTTGAAAAAATTCTCCAGTCTTTACAGAAAAAATACCCCTATCAAAAAGAATTCCATCAAGCCGTCTATGAAGCTATCACTTCTTTAAAACCCCTTTTAGACAGCGATAAAAGCTATGAAAAGCATGCGATTTTAGAGCGTTTGGTTGAGCCTGAAAGGGAGATTTTTTTTAGGGTGTGTTGGCTAGATGATAACCATCAAATCCAAGTCAATCGGGGGTGTAGGGTTGAATTCAATTCGGCTATTGGCCCTTATAAAGGGGGCTTGAGATTCCACCCTAGCGTGAATGAAAGCGTGATCAAGTTTTTAGGCTTTGAGCAAGTGTTGAAAAATTCGCTCACCACTTTGGCTATGGGGGGCGCTAAGGGGGGGAGCGATTTTGACCCTAAAGGGAAGAGCGAGCATGAGATCATGCGTTTTTGCCAGGCGTTCATGAACGAATTATACCGCCACATTGGAGCCACGACTGATGTGCCAGCTGGGGATATTGGAGTGGGCGAAAGAGAGATTGGCTATCTGTTTGGGCAATATAAAAAATTAGTCAATCGTTTTGAGGGCGTATTGACCGGTAAAGGGCTCACTTATGGGGGGAGCTTGTGCAGAAAAGAAGCTACCGGTTATGGGTGCGTGTATTTTGCAGAAGAAATGCTGCAAGAAAGGAACAGCTCTTTAGAGGGCAAGGTTTGCAGCGTTTCTGGGAGCGGTAATGTCGCTATTTATACCATTGAAAAATTGCTTCAAATAGGAGCCAAACCGGTAACGGCGAGCGATTCTAATGGCATGATTTATGATAAAGACGGCATTGATTTAGAGCTTTTAAAAGAGATTAAAGAGGCGCGTCGTGGGAGGATCAAAGAATACGCTTTAGAAAAAACTAGCGCGAAATACACCCCAACAGAGAATTACCCCAAAGGGGGGAATGCGGTGTGGCATGTGCCCTGTTTTGCGGCTTTTCCTAGCGCGACTGAGAATGAATTGAGCGTTTTAGACGCTAAAACCCTCCTTTCTAATGGGTGTAAATGCGTGGCTGAAGGGGCGAACATGCCCTCAAGCAATGAAGCGATTGAATTGTTCTTACAGGCTAAGATTTCTTATGGTATAGGCAAGGCGGCTAATGCTGGGGGGGTGAGCGTGAGCGGCTTGGAAATGGCGCAAAACGCGAGCATGCACCCTTGGAGTTTTGAAGTGGTGGATGCGAAATTACACCATATTATGAAAGAGATTTATAAGAATGTTTCTCAAACCGCTAAAGAGTTTAAAGACCCTACTAATTTCGTTTTAGGGGCTAATATCGCTGGTTTTAGAAAAGTGGCGTCTGCGATGATAGCGCAAGGGGTTTGA